Part of the Aquimarina sp. MAR_2010_214 genome is shown below.
GCAATGGCAGGAAATGAAGATGCTGCCTCTACCGAATGGGGAAACCATAATTATCCAACTTTTATTAAACTAAGATCGGGAGCAGATATCAAAGATTTTGATACTTTTTTAAAATCTGCATTAAGAGACTATGTAATTCCTGGAGTACAAAAGTATGCACCTGGGATAACAGAAGAGCAATTTTTGGCTTCTGGGAATTATCTTAATTTTAGTACTATAGCTTTAACAGATATTCATCTATATTCTAGTAGATATCCAGAGTTAAGTGCAAATGGCGATATTCAAAACGTTTATATTCTTTCTTTTATCGCATTATTTTTGATTATTCTGGCAAGTGTTAATTTCATGAACCTATCCACTGCGCATTCCCTTAAGAGGGCAAAAGAAGTAGGGGTTCGTAAAACGTTAGGTTCTAATAAATCAGAGCTCATCAGGCAGTTTTTGATAGAATCTGGTTTGATTTCTTTTATGTCATTAGTACTAGCCATTATAGCGGCTTCAATTGCGGTTCCTTTTTTTAATGAACTTGCAGGGAAAGAAATTTCCATACCATTTACCAATCCTTTTTTCTGGTTGATTTTACTGGTTTCAGTACTAGTATTAAGTCTTTTTTCGGGTAGTTACCCTGCATTTTTTATGTCAAAATTCAAGCCTATCCAGGCATTGAAAGGTATAACCGAAAATGGTATCGGAGGAGGAAAAATCAGAAATTCCTTGGTTGTTTTTCAGTTTGCTATTTCTGTGTTTTTGATTATTAGTACTCTAGTTGTTTTTCAACAATTAAAATTTATTCAAAACAAGGATTTGGGATTTACAAAAGATCAGGTTTTAATTATAAATGATGTGTATGCTACCGAAAACAAAATAGCATCTTTTAAAGAAGAAGTACAGCAATTAGCTCAGGTAAAAAACACATCGGTAAGCGGCTTTTTACCAACACCTTCATTTCGAAGTAATAGTACATTTTATAGAGAAGGGTTAAAAGATGATCATGAAAAAGCAATCAATATGAGTGATTGGAATGTTGATTTTGATTATGTGTCAACTCTAAATTTAGAAATCATTGCAGGACGTGATTTTAATCGAAAATTTAGTACAGATTCAACAGCTATGATTTTAAATGAATCCGCTGTAGCTATTTTAGGAGTAACACCAGAAGAAGCACTAGGGATACGATTATCATCGGATTATGATGGAGGTGAAGTTATATTTAGAACTGTAGTGGGAGTAGTTAAGGATTTTCATTACGAATCTTTAAGAAGGGATATTGATGCGTTGAGTCTTTCGCTGAACAATAGTCTTGGATCAATGGCAGTAAAACTTAATGCCGGAGATTTCTCTAATACTATAGCGCAAATTGAAACTATCTGGAATAGAATATCTCCAGGTCAGCCTTTCAATTATTATTTCATGGACGAATCTTTCAATACAACCTATCAGGCAGAACAACGATTGGGGCGAATTTTTATCATATTTACGATTCTATCGATCCTAATTGCCTGCCTTGGATTATTTGGCCTGGCTGCATTTAACGCAGAAAAACGAACTAAAGAGATAGGTGTTAGAAAGGTGATGGGGGCAAGTGTAAGTCAGATTACATATAGGCTTACCATTGATTTTCTTAAACTCGTTGGGATAGCAATATTGGTATCTCTACCATTAGGATGGTTTGCTATGAGTAAATGGTTAGAAGATTTTTCATACCGAATAGAAGTCAGTTG
Proteins encoded:
- a CDS encoding ABC transporter permease yields the protein MLKNHLKIAWRSLKKQPFFTFLNTFGLAIGMVGGLLISLYIYDELSFDKMFADADRIYRINVDVKFGGSAEEYAEVSAPMAEAMKRDYPQVELATRFRNLGSMLVRKSDTELNIKEAGATYVDTTFFEMFGLDLLVGNPKTALKEPNTLILTKAAAEKHFGINEALGQNVILDNRDTYTVVGVIDDMPENSFIRNHNIFIAMAGNEDAASTEWGNHNYPTFIKLRSGADIKDFDTFLKSALRDYVIPGVQKYAPGITEEQFLASGNYLNFSTIALTDIHLYSSRYPELSANGDIQNVYILSFIALFLIILASVNFMNLSTAHSLKRAKEVGVRKTLGSNKSELIRQFLIESGLISFMSLVLAIIAASIAVPFFNELAGKEISIPFTNPFFWLILLVSVLVLSLFSGSYPAFFMSKFKPIQALKGITENGIGGGKIRNSLVVFQFAISVFLIISTLVVFQQLKFIQNKDLGFTKDQVLIINDVYATENKIASFKEEVQQLAQVKNTSVSGFLPTPSFRSNSTFYREGLKDDHEKAINMSDWNVDFDYVSTLNLEIIAGRDFNRKFSTDSTAMILNESAVAILGVTPEEALGIRLSSDYDGGEVIFRTVVGVVKDFHYESLRRDIDALSLSLNNSLGSMAVKLNAGDFSNTIAQIETIWNRISPGQPFNYYFMDESFNTTYQAEQRLGRIFIIFTILSILIACLGLFGLAAFNAEKRTKEIGVRKVMGASVSQITYRLTIDFLKLVGIAILVSLPLGWFAMSKWLEDFSYRIEVSWWVLILAAFIAVGISILTVSYQSIRAAIANPVKSLRTE